The following proteins come from a genomic window of Iamia sp. SCSIO 61187:
- a CDS encoding YciI family protein has translation MGTGVPTTLTTETPDPGRTANPATTSPHAPESGPEEISAGVSIGARVVRGPGAGRYGAGRRDKEPQMKQYMLSVHHDPEAEAAAPPMSPEDVRAMYENVNAFNEEAQAADAMVFGCGLFPPDTATTVRTEGGELLLTDGPFAETKEYLGGFWIIKCADLDAALEWARKAADALSGGPIEVRPLQEDAEE, from the coding sequence ATGGGAACAGGCGTACCCACGACCCTCACCACCGAAACCCCCGATCCCGGGCGAACCGCGAACCCCGCGACGACCAGCCCCCACGCCCCCGAGAGTGGTCCGGAGGAGATCTCGGCGGGAGTGTCGATCGGGGCCCGTGTCGTTCGTGGACCTGGTGCGGGCCGGTACGGTGCCGGCCGCCGCGACAAGGAGCCCCAGATGAAGCAGTACATGCTCAGCGTCCACCACGACCCGGAGGCCGAGGCGGCGGCGCCGCCCATGTCGCCCGAGGACGTGCGGGCGATGTACGAGAACGTCAACGCCTTCAACGAGGAGGCCCAGGCGGCCGACGCCATGGTCTTCGGGTGCGGCCTGTTCCCGCCGGACACGGCCACGACCGTCCGCACCGAGGGCGGCGAGCTCCTCCTGACCGACGGCCCCTTCGCCGAGACCAAGGAGTACCTGGGCGGCTTCTGGATCATCAAGTGCGCGGACCTCGACGCCGCCCTGGAGTGGGCCCGCAAGGCCGCCGACGCCCTGAGCGGCGGCCCGATCGAGGTGCGCCCCCTCCAGGAGGACGCCGAGGAGTAG
- a CDS encoding HNH endonuclease signature motif containing protein, which produces MRAGRQRHGPKIVAATRQYGFDTDRDDDAPPRVPVRSVAFGHDDGDQWRASIRLPADEGAIVEQALRETRDRLHTAARTAARDRAEAEGRSTAGTDRELGVEKVTFADAVVGMAHSVLAHDAEGAEVASRPGVLVHLQAPVGDGEAWRAEMHMGPTLPDTLRRYLLCDADISVVWETDGHPVQVGRTHRIVPRRIRRLIEHRDGGCRVPGCDSTLWVQVHHIIHWEDDGETVTWNLICLCGRHHRMHHMGLLGITGNADLPDGVVFTDRHGRRIRPAGHPTRPTPEAMPVVDPYDGPTGERLQKKWVSFDRRPPTRHREPAA; this is translated from the coding sequence GTGCGAGCTGGCCGTCAACGCCACGGTCCCAAGATCGTCGCCGCGACCCGTCAGTACGGCTTCGACACCGACCGCGACGACGACGCACCGCCCCGGGTGCCGGTGCGGTCGGTGGCCTTCGGCCACGACGACGGCGACCAGTGGCGGGCCAGCATCCGCCTGCCCGCCGATGAGGGCGCCATCGTCGAACAGGCGCTGCGCGAGACCCGCGACCGACTCCACACCGCCGCCCGCACCGCCGCCCGGGACCGGGCCGAGGCCGAGGGCCGCTCGACGGCGGGGACCGATCGCGAGCTGGGCGTCGAGAAGGTGACCTTCGCCGACGCCGTCGTCGGCATGGCCCACAGCGTGTTGGCCCACGACGCCGAGGGGGCCGAGGTCGCCTCCCGCCCCGGGGTCCTGGTGCACCTGCAGGCCCCGGTGGGAGACGGTGAGGCGTGGCGGGCCGAGATGCACATGGGCCCCACCCTCCCGGACACCCTGCGCCGCTACCTGCTCTGCGACGCCGACATCAGCGTGGTCTGGGAGACCGACGGGCACCCGGTCCAGGTCGGGCGCACCCACCGCATCGTCCCCCGCCGCATCCGGCGCCTCATCGAGCACCGCGACGGCGGCTGCCGGGTCCCGGGCTGCGACAGCACCCTGTGGGTCCAGGTCCATCACATCATCCATTGGGAAGACGACGGCGAGACCGTCACCTGGAACCTGATCTGCCTGTGCGGCCGCCACCACCGCATGCACCACATGGGCCTGCTCGGCATCACCGGCAACGCCGACCTTCCCGACGGGGTCGTGTTCACCGACCGCCACGGCCGTCGCATCAGACCCGCCGGCCACCCCACCCGACCCACCCCCGAGGCCATGCCCGTCGTCGATCCCTACGACGGCCCCACTGGCGAACGCCTCCAGAAGAAGTGGGTCTCCTTCGACCGCCGACCCCCCACCCGGCACCGAGAACCCGCCGCCTGA
- a CDS encoding glycosyltransferase — protein MRDRLRRFASIGVIATLVDVGVLLLAARALGLIVVAADTVALAVAALVSFWLHRLITFAGDPAVRWVNRPLAFVVTAAVAGAVDVVVLRTLVEVTGWDSAPALVAAKLPAVAVAAGVRFVAYRSVLFGVVRAELAERVDRPPAPGERRLTVVVPAYREADRIGATIERIRAELAAVAPGDELEVVVVDDGSQDGTAEAARAGGADQVVVLPANRGKGAAVRAGVLAATGRTVAFTDADLSYPPGQIADLLAEVEAGWDMVVGSRVHTETATLVRARAVRELGGRVINLATHAVLLGAHRDTQCGLKAFRSDVARSLFSRTRIDGFAFDVELFHLAERDRLSLQEVPVRVANADRSSVRVVRDGLRIVRDLARIVRAGRAGHYDTPKVEAASEGSATT, from the coding sequence GTGAGGGATCGCCTGCGTCGGTTCGCCTCGATCGGGGTGATCGCCACGCTGGTCGACGTCGGGGTCCTGCTCCTGGCGGCGCGGGCCCTCGGCCTCATCGTGGTGGCGGCCGACACCGTCGCCCTCGCCGTGGCCGCCCTCGTCAGCTTCTGGCTGCACCGGCTGATCACCTTCGCCGGCGACCCGGCCGTGCGCTGGGTCAACCGGCCCCTGGCCTTCGTGGTCACCGCCGCCGTCGCCGGTGCCGTCGACGTCGTCGTGCTGCGGACGCTGGTCGAGGTCACGGGGTGGGACTCCGCTCCCGCCCTCGTCGCGGCCAAGCTGCCCGCCGTCGCCGTCGCCGCCGGGGTGCGCTTCGTCGCCTACCGGTCGGTCCTCTTCGGCGTGGTGCGGGCCGAGCTGGCCGAGCGGGTCGACCGGCCGCCGGCGCCGGGCGAGCGCCGCCTCACCGTCGTCGTTCCCGCCTACCGGGAGGCCGACCGCATCGGGGCCACGATCGAGCGGATCCGGGCCGAGCTGGCCGCCGTCGCCCCAGGCGACGAGCTGGAGGTCGTCGTCGTCGACGACGGGTCCCAGGACGGGACCGCCGAGGCCGCCCGGGCCGGCGGCGCCGACCAGGTCGTCGTCCTGCCGGCCAACCGGGGCAAGGGGGCGGCGGTGCGGGCCGGGGTCCTGGCCGCCACCGGGCGGACCGTGGCCTTCACCGACGCCGACCTGTCGTACCCGCCGGGCCAGATCGCCGACCTCCTGGCCGAGGTCGAGGCCGGGTGGGACATGGTCGTCGGGAGCCGGGTCCACACCGAGACGGCCACCCTCGTGCGGGCCCGCGCCGTGCGCGAGCTCGGGGGGCGGGTCATCAACCTGGCGACCCACGCCGTGCTGCTCGGCGCCCACCGGGACACGCAGTGCGGGCTGAAGGCGTTCCGCTCCGACGTGGCCCGCTCCCTGTTCTCCCGGACCCGGATCGACGGCTTCGCCTTCGACGTCGAGCTGTTCCACCTGGCCGAGCGCGACCGCCTGTCGCTGCAGGAGGTCCCGGTCCGGGTGGCCAACGCCGACCGGTCCTCGGTCCGCGTCGTCCGCGACGGGCTCCGCATCGTCCGTGACCTGGCGCGCATCGTGCGCGCTGGCCGCGCCGGCCACTACGACACCCCCAAGGTCGAGGCCGCGTCCGAAGGCTCGGCGACGACCTGA
- a CDS encoding CPBP family intramembrane glutamic endopeptidase, producing the protein MGEVAVAALATLVISAVLGSIALGLAGVEDTDDASLVVIALVQTTLWVGMLGSIAVVLRRRGAGLGELGLRARWVDVPVGIVLGVVGQLVLVPLVSWPWTRLLGESSEELREPACRLADKADDPLGVALLFAITVVGAPIVEELFFRGFVQRAAVAAFTRNAPLDDEAAARTAVRLGTGFGLVVTALLFGLVHFQVLQAPALVAFGLVLGTLAHRSGRLGASVVTHMAFNATTVITLVVLSSNDDQCRDVLGVLGGLAG; encoded by the coding sequence ATGGGCGAGGTGGCCGTCGCCGCCCTGGCGACCCTGGTCATCAGCGCCGTCCTCGGGAGCATCGCCCTGGGCCTGGCCGGCGTCGAGGACACCGACGACGCCTCGCTCGTCGTCATCGCCCTGGTCCAGACGACCCTCTGGGTGGGGATGCTGGGCTCGATCGCCGTCGTCCTGCGCCGCCGCGGGGCCGGGCTCGGGGAGCTGGGGCTGCGGGCCCGGTGGGTCGACGTCCCCGTCGGGATCGTCCTGGGGGTCGTGGGCCAGCTCGTCCTCGTCCCGCTGGTGTCGTGGCCGTGGACCCGGCTCCTGGGCGAGAGCTCCGAGGAGCTGCGCGAGCCGGCCTGCCGGCTGGCCGACAAGGCCGACGACCCGCTGGGCGTCGCCCTCCTGTTCGCCATCACCGTGGTCGGCGCCCCGATCGTGGAGGAGCTGTTCTTCCGCGGCTTCGTGCAGCGGGCCGCCGTCGCCGCCTTCACCCGCAACGCCCCGCTCGACGACGAGGCCGCCGCCCGCACGGCGGTGCGGCTCGGGACCGGGTTCGGTCTCGTGGTCACCGCCCTGCTCTTCGGCCTGGTGCACTTCCAGGTGCTCCAGGCGCCGGCCCTCGTCGCCTTCGGCCTGGTGCTCGGCACGCTCGCCCACCGCAGCGGCCGACTGGGGGCCAGCGTCGTCACCCACATGGCCTTCAACGCCACGACCGTGATCACCCTCGTCGTGCTCTCCTCCAACGACGACCAGTGCCGCGACGTGCTGGGCGTGCTGGGCGGTCTGGCCGGATGA
- a CDS encoding DUF3499 family protein, translated as MARRCARPDCHQVAATTLAYEYETSTVWLAPLSDQDHPMTHDMCEAHADRMSVPRGWQLRDRRDVLPLFGAEALAS; from the coding sequence ATGGCCCGCCGCTGCGCCCGCCCGGACTGCCACCAGGTGGCAGCCACCACCCTGGCCTACGAGTACGAGACCTCCACCGTCTGGCTCGCGCCCCTGAGCGACCAGGACCACCCCATGACCCACGACATGTGCGAGGCCCACGCCGATCGCATGTCCGTGCCCCGGGGCTGGCAGCTCCGCGACCGGCGCGACGTGCTGCCCCTCTTCGGCGCCGAGGCCCTGGCCAGCTGA
- the ftsH gene encoding ATP-dependent zinc metalloprotease FtsH, producing MSQQGPPSPPPPPEGSGQGGRSPSASSPGWPKWSLYVLLAAFLGIIILAVSSGDSTGSEISYSKFRDAVQDDRVASIEFDNASAKITGEYTDGKEFRTTGFREAPQEIISLAEEHDVDLKPKTQGPSFIETWFPLLLPFAFFGFLLWMLNRRASGQMGNIMSIGRSKAKTYSTERPGTTFADVAGYEGVKVEITEVVDFLKHPEKFGQIGARIPKGILLVGPPGTGKTLIARAVAGEAGVPFLSVSGSDFMEMFVGVGASRVRDLFQTAKKMGRAIIFIDEIDSIGRKRGAGLGGGHDEREQTLNQMLNEMDGFEATEGIVMMAATNRPDILDPALLRPGRFDRQVVVPLPEMSERLAILGVHTKGKSLSPDLDLNVVARGTPGMSGAELSNLVNEAALHAVRQGRQQIGNEDFEYARDRVLMGARRESMALSDAEKELTAYHEAGHAVCATLLENADPLHKVTILPIGMALGVTQQLPAEDRHSYNQNYLEDSIVVAMGGRVAEQLVFGVMTTGAGNDLEVSTNRARRMVTEWGMSPKVGPQAWGGSGQVFLGEDLMHQSRDSYSGRMANIIDEEVERILREAEERCRTVLTENRGGLNMVARSLLEHETIDGATVKRLVAMAAADPAPAVESTSVD from the coding sequence ATGTCCCAGCAGGGCCCGCCGTCTCCTCCCCCGCCGCCCGAAGGCTCCGGCCAGGGTGGTCGCAGCCCGAGCGCGTCGTCCCCGGGGTGGCCCAAGTGGTCGCTCTACGTGCTGCTCGCCGCGTTCCTCGGGATCATCATCCTGGCCGTCTCGTCCGGTGACAGCACCGGGTCGGAGATCTCGTACTCGAAGTTCCGCGACGCCGTGCAGGACGACCGGGTCGCCTCCATCGAGTTCGACAACGCCTCGGCCAAGATCACCGGCGAGTACACCGACGGCAAGGAGTTCCGCACGACGGGCTTCCGCGAGGCCCCCCAGGAGATCATCTCCCTGGCCGAGGAGCACGACGTCGACCTCAAGCCCAAGACCCAGGGCCCGAGCTTCATCGAGACCTGGTTCCCGCTGCTCCTGCCGTTCGCCTTCTTCGGGTTCCTGCTCTGGATGCTGAACCGTCGGGCCTCGGGCCAGATGGGCAACATCATGTCGATCGGTCGGAGCAAGGCCAAGACCTACAGCACCGAGCGCCCGGGCACGACCTTCGCCGACGTGGCCGGCTACGAGGGCGTGAAGGTCGAGATCACCGAGGTCGTCGACTTCCTGAAGCACCCCGAGAAGTTCGGTCAGATCGGTGCCCGCATCCCCAAGGGCATCTTGCTGGTCGGGCCTCCCGGCACCGGCAAGACCCTGATCGCCCGGGCCGTGGCCGGCGAGGCCGGCGTCCCGTTCCTGTCCGTGTCGGGCTCGGACTTCATGGAGATGTTCGTGGGCGTCGGCGCCAGCCGGGTCCGGGACCTGTTCCAGACGGCCAAGAAGATGGGTCGGGCCATCATCTTCATCGACGAGATCGACTCCATCGGCCGCAAGCGCGGCGCCGGCCTGGGCGGCGGCCACGACGAGCGCGAGCAGACCCTCAACCAGATGCTCAACGAGATGGACGGCTTCGAGGCCACCGAGGGCATCGTGATGATGGCGGCCACCAACCGGCCCGACATCCTCGACCCGGCCCTGCTGCGCCCGGGCCGCTTCGACCGCCAGGTCGTCGTGCCCCTGCCGGAGATGTCCGAGCGGCTGGCGATCCTCGGGGTCCACACCAAGGGCAAGAGCCTCTCGCCCGACCTCGACCTCAACGTCGTCGCCCGCGGCACCCCCGGCATGAGCGGCGCCGAGCTGTCGAACCTCGTCAACGAGGCCGCCCTCCACGCCGTGCGCCAGGGCCGCCAGCAGATCGGCAACGAGGACTTCGAGTACGCCCGCGACCGCGTCCTGATGGGCGCCCGGCGCGAGTCGATGGCGCTGTCGGACGCCGAGAAGGAGCTCACCGCCTACCACGAGGCCGGCCACGCCGTGTGCGCCACCCTGCTGGAGAACGCCGACCCGCTCCACAAGGTCACGATCCTCCCGATCGGCATGGCCCTGGGCGTCACCCAGCAGCTGCCGGCCGAGGACCGCCACAGCTACAACCAGAACTACCTCGAGGACTCGATCGTGGTGGCCATGGGCGGCCGCGTCGCCGAGCAGCTCGTGTTCGGGGTCATGACCACCGGGGCCGGCAACGACCTCGAGGTCAGCACCAACCGGGCCCGGCGCATGGTCACCGAGTGGGGCATGAGCCCGAAGGTCGGCCCGCAGGCGTGGGGCGGCAGCGGCCAGGTCTTCCTGGGCGAGGACCTCATGCACCAGTCCCGCGACAGCTACAGCGGGCGGATGGCCAACATCATCGACGAGGAGGTCGAGCGCATCCTGCGCGAGGCCGAGGAGCGCTGCCGCACCGTCCTCACCGAGAACCGCGGCGGGCTGAACATGGTGGCCCGGTCGCTGCTCGAGCACGAGACGATCGACGGCGCCACCGTCAAGCGCCTGGTGGCCATGGCCGCCGCCGACCCGGCCCCCGCGGTCGAGTCCACCTCCGTCGACTGA
- a CDS encoding ABC transporter ATP-binding protein, with protein sequence MSEGEPLVEARGLVKRFGASVAVDGIDVRVERGEAFGFLGPNGAGKTSTMRMIGCTSPITEGHLRVLGLDPTTHGAQIRARLGVVAQEDNLDTELTVRENLLIYGRYFDLPKVTIAERTEQLLAFVQLSDRADSLVDPLSGGMKRRLAIARALVSQPEMILLDEPTTGLDPQARHLVWDRLHQLKRSGVSFVLTTHYMDEAERLCDRLVIMDRGRIVAEGSPRELIARHATRDVVELTFTDEADLHRAAERSHADGDRAEVVGDRVLVYTADGDAAAERLGHDGLDPARTMIRRASLEDVFLILTGRSLEE encoded by the coding sequence GTGTCGGAGGGGGAGCCACTGGTCGAGGCGAGGGGCCTGGTCAAGCGGTTCGGCGCGTCCGTGGCCGTCGACGGCATCGACGTGCGGGTCGAGAGGGGCGAGGCCTTCGGGTTCCTCGGCCCCAACGGGGCGGGCAAGACCTCGACGATGCGGATGATCGGCTGCACCTCGCCGATCACCGAGGGCCACCTCCGGGTCCTGGGCCTCGACCCGACGACCCACGGCGCCCAGATCCGGGCCCGGCTCGGGGTGGTGGCCCAGGAGGACAACCTCGACACCGAGCTGACGGTCCGCGAGAACCTGCTGATCTACGGCCGCTACTTCGACCTGCCCAAGGTGACCATCGCCGAGCGGACCGAGCAGCTGCTGGCGTTCGTGCAGCTGTCGGACCGGGCCGACAGCCTCGTCGACCCGCTGTCGGGCGGCATGAAGCGCCGCCTGGCGATCGCCCGGGCGCTGGTCAGCCAGCCCGAGATGATCCTGCTCGACGAGCCGACCACCGGGCTCGACCCGCAGGCCCGCCACCTGGTGTGGGACCGCCTCCACCAGCTCAAGCGGAGCGGGGTGAGCTTCGTCCTGACCACCCACTACATGGACGAGGCCGAGCGGCTCTGCGACCGGCTGGTGATCATGGACCGCGGGCGGATCGTGGCCGAGGGCTCGCCGCGGGAGCTGATCGCCCGCCACGCCACCCGGGACGTGGTGGAGCTGACCTTCACCGACGAGGCCGACCTCCACCGGGCCGCCGAGCGGTCCCACGCCGACGGGGACCGGGCCGAGGTCGTGGGCGACCGGGTGCTGGTGTACACCGCCGACGGCGATGCCGCCGCCGAGCGCCTGGGCCACGACGGCCTCGACCCGGCCCGCACGATGATCCGGCGGGCGTCGCTCGAGGACGTGTTCCTGATCCTCACCGGACGGTCGCTGGAGGAGTAG
- a CDS encoding ABC transporter permease: MARSPVLRVAEREIQVFRKLWRGALGFALVQPVLYLAAMGLGLGGIIDENRGEVEGLPYLAFVAPGLLAASAMMVGGSEGLWPLQGRLKWMGSYKAMVATPITPAAAFRGWLVWIGVRTTIAAGAFLLVAAVAGGVRSVWGVLAVPAAVLCAAAFAAPIGSFSATQENDLAYPLIMRLGVIPLFLFSGTFFPVEQLPDWAEPLVWLSPLWHGVELARAATTGRVGGEWLELVAHVVVLAAVVAAGTAVGSRTFTRRLAP; encoded by the coding sequence GTGGCCCGCTCGCCCGTCCTGCGCGTCGCCGAGCGGGAGATCCAGGTCTTCCGCAAGCTGTGGCGCGGGGCCCTGGGCTTCGCCCTCGTCCAGCCCGTCCTCTACCTGGCGGCCATGGGCCTCGGGCTGGGCGGCATCATCGACGAGAACCGGGGTGAGGTCGAGGGCCTCCCCTACCTCGCCTTCGTGGCCCCCGGGCTGCTGGCGGCCAGCGCCATGATGGTCGGCGGGAGCGAGGGCCTGTGGCCGCTCCAGGGTCGGCTGAAGTGGATGGGGTCCTACAAGGCCATGGTCGCCACGCCGATCACGCCCGCCGCCGCCTTCCGCGGCTGGCTGGTGTGGATCGGGGTGCGGACGACGATCGCCGCCGGCGCCTTCCTCCTCGTCGCCGCCGTGGCCGGCGGGGTGCGCTCGGTGTGGGGCGTGCTGGCCGTCCCCGCCGCCGTCCTGTGCGCGGCCGCCTTCGCCGCGCCCATCGGGTCCTTCAGCGCCACCCAGGAGAACGACCTGGCCTACCCGCTGATCATGCGGCTCGGGGTGATCCCGCTGTTCCTCTTCTCGGGCACCTTCTTCCCGGTCGAGCAGCTCCCCGACTGGGCCGAGCCCCTCGTGTGGCTGTCGCCGCTGTGGCACGGCGTCGAGCTGGCCCGGGCGGCCACGACGGGACGGGTCGGGGGCGAGTGGCTCGAGCTGGTCGCCCACGTCGTCGTGCTGGCCGCCGTGGTGGCGGCCGGCACCGCCGTCGGGTCCCGCACCTTCACCCGGAGGCTGGCCCCGTGA
- a CDS encoding ABC transporter permease, whose protein sequence is MTTLLLRPGAVLSRNVMAYRRMWFIFLTGFVEPLLYLGSIGIGVGELVGDVPVAGVGSVPYREFVAPALVATAAMNGAVFDATFGFFFKLKYSHSFAAMLATPLGPTDVALGELSWCLLRGSAYSGAFLGAMWAFGLIASPWAILALPVTILIGLAFAGVGMAATTWMRSFVDFDKINLVLIPLFLFSATFFPLSRYPGAVEWVVRVTPLYQGVHLVRSLCLGHVGPGLLVHVAYLVVMGAVGLRIASRRLDRLLQP, encoded by the coding sequence GTGACCACCCTCCTCCTGCGCCCGGGAGCCGTGCTCAGCCGCAACGTCATGGCCTACCGGCGGATGTGGTTCATCTTCCTCACCGGCTTCGTCGAGCCGCTGCTGTACCTGGGGTCGATCGGCATCGGCGTGGGCGAGCTCGTCGGCGACGTCCCGGTGGCCGGCGTGGGGTCGGTCCCCTACCGCGAGTTCGTGGCCCCGGCGCTGGTGGCCACGGCGGCCATGAACGGCGCCGTCTTCGACGCCACCTTCGGCTTCTTCTTCAAGCTCAAGTACTCCCACTCGTTCGCGGCCATGCTGGCGACGCCGCTGGGCCCGACCGACGTCGCCCTCGGCGAGCTGTCGTGGTGCCTGCTGCGGGGCTCGGCCTACTCGGGGGCGTTCCTGGGCGCCATGTGGGCCTTCGGGCTGATCGCCTCGCCGTGGGCGATCCTGGCCCTGCCGGTGACGATCCTCATCGGGCTGGCCTTCGCCGGGGTGGGCATGGCCGCCACCACCTGGATGCGGTCGTTCGTCGACTTCGACAAGATCAACCTGGTCCTCATCCCCCTCTTCTTGTTCTCGGCCACGTTCTTCCCGCTGTCGCGCTACCCGGGCGCCGTCGAGTGGGTGGTGCGGGTCACGCCGCTGTACCAGGGCGTGCACCTGGTCCGCTCGCTCTGCCTGGGCCACGTCGGCCCCGGTCTGCTGGTGCACGTGGCCTACCTGGTCGTGATGGGCGCCGTCGGCCTGCGCATCGCCTCCCGCCGCCTGGACCGGCTGCTCCAGCCCTGA
- a CDS encoding thioredoxin codes for MERILVLVALAGLAGVVAFAVRRRLGTDAPTRPAWVVPDHVDRADLVRPTTPWMVAVFSSATCLACRATWEKARQLESDEVAVQDIDAVTDAALHQRYGVDAVPLLLVIGPDGTVRRHFLGEPSAADLWAAVADARDEVEQPDS; via the coding sequence GTGGAGCGGATCCTCGTCCTCGTGGCTCTCGCCGGGCTCGCCGGCGTGGTGGCCTTCGCCGTCCGCCGGCGGCTCGGCACCGACGCCCCCACCCGGCCGGCGTGGGTCGTCCCCGACCACGTCGACCGGGCCGACCTGGTGCGGCCGACCACCCCCTGGATGGTCGCCGTGTTCAGCTCGGCGACGTGCCTGGCCTGCCGGGCCACGTGGGAGAAGGCCCGCCAGCTGGAGAGCGACGAGGTCGCCGTGCAGGACATCGACGCCGTCACCGACGCCGCGCTCCACCAGCGCTACGGCGTCGATGCCGTCCCGCTCCTGCTGGTCATCGGGCCCGACGGCACCGTCCGCCGCCACTTCCTGGGCGAGCCCTCGGCCGCCGACCTCTGGGCCGCCGTCGCCGACGCCCGCGACGAGGTCGAGCAACCAGACTCGTAG
- a CDS encoding DUF5719 family protein, with the protein MKRWPPLVLIAALLVGGLIVGRDGSGRDTSAIGPVDPATLLPVADPDDAIDGSWFCAGQSAGDDTPADGTLVLANVGDTDAVGMVHVVAAGEDDDPVVERVEVPARTTERVRVADLLEADWAAAQVQVEGGTVVVEHEVVGEHGRDVAPCSSRASDHWLLPSGASTRDATLTLAIYNPYPGEARVDLRFHTDDGVREPADLQGLRVGPGALVAVDVAAVVTERAVIATVVEATRGQVVVDRIQTFDGQGAATTDEEAEEETFLREGLTLTPGVPAARRVWAFPASVRAGFLHERVLVFNPGEEAADVAVEVALDDPLRNGVLDAFPLTVPPGEVAVLDVDDIETVPLGITHSITVRSENDVPVVAERTISAAGEAAEDQPAPYLGEATSTGSPVAAEGWAFAAGAEPGAEASHIVVTNPGDDAVQVELVAFGDGQTSPALVDQDGEPVTSFALDPGARREVIVSADLPEGRTSVEVLADGPVVAERRLLAERTTAAGDDDEASADEGEEAADEEGSTTEPGRGTSTALGIPLRRGLVVLD; encoded by the coding sequence ATGAAGCGCTGGCCCCCCCTGGTGCTCATCGCCGCCCTCCTGGTCGGCGGCCTGATCGTCGGCCGCGACGGGTCCGGGCGCGACACCAGCGCCATCGGCCCGGTCGACCCGGCGACGCTGCTGCCCGTCGCCGACCCCGACGACGCCATCGACGGATCCTGGTTCTGCGCCGGCCAGTCCGCCGGCGACGACACCCCGGCCGACGGCACCCTCGTCCTCGCCAACGTGGGCGACACCGACGCCGTGGGCATGGTCCACGTCGTCGCCGCCGGCGAGGACGACGACCCCGTCGTCGAGCGGGTCGAGGTCCCGGCCCGCACCACCGAGCGGGTCCGCGTCGCCGACCTGCTCGAGGCCGACTGGGCCGCGGCCCAGGTCCAGGTCGAGGGGGGCACCGTCGTGGTCGAGCACGAGGTCGTCGGCGAGCACGGCCGCGACGTGGCCCCGTGCTCGTCACGGGCGTCGGACCACTGGCTCCTGCCGAGCGGGGCCAGCACCCGCGACGCCACCCTCACCCTGGCGATCTACAACCCGTACCCCGGCGAGGCCCGCGTCGACCTGCGGTTCCACACCGACGACGGCGTCCGCGAGCCGGCCGACCTCCAGGGCCTGCGCGTCGGGCCCGGCGCCCTCGTCGCCGTCGACGTCGCCGCCGTGGTGACCGAGCGGGCCGTCATCGCCACCGTCGTCGAGGCGACCCGCGGCCAGGTCGTCGTCGACCGCATCCAGACCTTCGACGGCCAGGGCGCGGCCACCACCGACGAGGAGGCCGAGGAGGAGACGTTCCTCCGGGAGGGGCTGACGCTCACGCCGGGCGTCCCCGCCGCCCGCCGGGTGTGGGCGTTCCCCGCCAGCGTCCGGGCCGGGTTCCTCCACGAGCGGGTCCTCGTGTTCAACCCCGGGGAGGAGGCCGCCGACGTCGCCGTCGAGGTCGCCCTCGACGACCCGCTCCGCAACGGCGTGCTCGACGCCTTCCCGCTGACGGTGCCGCCCGGGGAGGTGGCGGTCCTCGACGTCGACGACATCGAGACCGTCCCGCTGGGCATCACCCACTCGATCACGGTCCGCTCCGAGAACGACGTCCCCGTCGTCGCCGAGCGGACGATCTCGGCCGCCGGCGAGGCGGCCGAGGACCAGCCCGCGCCGTACCTCGGCGAGGCGACCTCCACCGGGTCGCCCGTGGCCGCCGAGGGGTGGGCCTTCGCCGCCGGGGCCGAGCCCGGGGCCGAGGCCAGCCACATCGTCGTGACCAACCCGGGCGACGACGCCGTCCAGGTCGAGCTGGTGGCCTTCGGCGACGGCCAGACCTCGCCGGCGCTGGTCGACCAGGACGGGGAGCCGGTGACCTCGTTCGCCCTCGACCCCGGCGCCCGCCGGGAGGTCATCGTCTCGGCCGACCTGCCCGAGGGGCGGACGTCGGTCGAGGTCCTGGCGGACGGCCCCGTCGTCGCCGAGCGGCGCCTGCTGGCCGAGCGCACCACCGCCGCCGGCGACGACGATGAGGCGTCCGCCGACGAGGGCGAGGAGGCCGCGGACGAGGAGGGGTCCACGACCGAGCCGGGTCGGGGCACCTCGACCGCGCTCGGGATCCCGCTCCGCCGCGGGCTCGTCGTCCTCGACTGA